The following are from one region of the Methanobrevibacter wolinii SH genome:
- the mer gene encoding 5,10-methylenetetrahydromethanopterin reductase, which yields MKFGIEFVPQQPLDDIIKLVKLAEDVGFDNVWITDHYNNKNVYASLALIAKETSTIKLGPGVTNPYLRSPAISASAIATIDEISEGRATFGIGPGDKATFESLGVEWSKPLSTIKSAIAEIRTLTNGGKTEKGAKLGGVKAVQDSIPIYMGAQGPKMLETAGEIADGVLINASNPKDYEAAMPMIKKGIEKAGGDKEFDLGAYTSTSIGADSEAAKNAAKIVVAFIASGAPDLVIERHGLPEGYNKKLGDLLGKGDFGGAIGAVTDEALDAFCVAGTPEEFVPKIEALSDMGVTQYVAGSPVGKDVEESIKLLGDVISSF from the coding sequence GATTACAGATCACTACAACAACAAAAATGTATATGCTTCCTTAGCATTAATTGCTAAAGAAACAAGTACAATTAAATTAGGACCTGGAGTAACTAATCCTTACTTAAGAAGTCCTGCAATATCTGCTTCTGCTATTGCAACTATTGATGAAATTTCTGAAGGAAGAGCTACTTTCGGTATTGGTCCTGGTGACAAAGCTACATTTGAATCATTAGGTGTAGAATGGTCTAAACCATTAAGTACCATCAAAAGTGCTATTGCAGAAATCAGAACATTAACTAATGGTGGAAAAACAGAAAAAGGAGCAAAATTAGGTGGAGTAAAAGCTGTACAAGATAGTATCCCTATATATATGGGTGCTCAAGGACCTAAAATGTTAGAAACCGCTGGAGAAATCGCAGACGGTGTTTTAATTAATGCATCAAACCCTAAAGATTATGAAGCAGCTATGCCTATGATTAAAAAAGGTATTGAAAAAGCTGGTGGAGACAAAGAATTTGATTTAGGTGCATACACATCTACTTCAATTGGAGCAGATTCTGAAGCAGCTAAAAATGCAGCAAAAATCGTAGTTGCATTTATTGCAAGTGGTGCTCCAGATTTAGTTATCGAAAGACATGGATTACCTGAAGGATACAATAAAAAACTTGGTGACCTCTTAGGTAAAGGAGATTTCGGTGGAGCAATTGGTGCAGTAACTGATGAAGCACTTGATGCATTCTGTGTAGCAGGTACTCCTGAAGAATTCGTACCAAAAATAGAAGCTTTATCTGATATGGGAGTAACCCAATATGTAGCTGGTTCTCCTGTAGGAAAAGATGTTGAAGAATCTATTAAATTATTAGGAGACGTAATTAGCAGCTTCTAA